DNA sequence from the Anabaena sphaerica FACHB-251 genome:
ACAAATTTACCAAGGATGATTATGGAGTCTTTACATTTAGCAATATTCACCAATCGCCTATTATTACAGCCGATATCACTCAAATATAAAGAAGATATTTTTAAGGAATTCACCGCTGAAATTGCGACTTATTTATATGCTGCTCCACCTAGAGAAATTGAAGGTACTGAATTTTTTATTAAACAATCTTTACAGGAAATGGAAAAAGGAGAGAATATAACAGTTGTGGTTTTAAAGAAAGATTCTCAAGAATTTTTAGGTTGTAGTGGCATATATAAAGTTAATAGCAAATATCCCCAAACTGGAATTTGGTTGAAAAAATCAGCATTCGGTCAAGGGTACGGAACAGAAGTAATTCAAGCCTTGAAGGAATGGGCTGACGCTAACTTAGATTATGAGTATCTGAGATATCCTGTAGATCAGGAAAATATTCCCAGTCGAAGAATTGCAGAAAAGCTAGGAGGGCAAATGTTTAGCAAATACAAGCATACTAACTTGAGTCATAAAGTCTTAAATGTAGTTGAGTATAGAATCTTCAAAACCTGAGATTTACACTGAAGCTATTTTATCAGTGTTCTTTTGACTAATTCTCATTAACAATCCAAGTATTTATACGCAGAAAAATTTAAAAATATTGTTAAAGTTTGATGATCTTAAAAACGAACCAGGAATTTTCATAAAAGGAGTCAGGAGTCAGGAGTCAGGAGTCAGATGATGTCCGGCAAATCACGCTGAATATGTCATTGCGAGCGGAACGTTCACGTTCGCCATGGCCTATAACTCCTACGTCGTCACGCCAGCTATAGCCTTACTGTGCCGAAGGCATAGTGAAACGACGCAATCTCAAGGTTTTTGGGATTGCTTCCCTACGGTCGCAATGACGGTTATTTGAACAGAAATAAATATTCCCTCTTCCCTCTTCCCTCTTCGCTGCTACAAACAAGGTCCAATTGTGGCAGTTACTGATTTTGATAACGATGCTAAATCATAGCCTCCTTCTAAACCAAATAAGATTTTGCGAGTTACACCTAAACAATATTGAGTGAATAAACCAAAATCTTCAGGTTGCAAAGACATACTTGCTAAAGGATCATCTTCTAGGGCATCATAACCAGCACTGACAATGAGTAAATCTGGTTGAAAGTTGGTTAAAAACGGTAATATTTTGTGTTCCCACAATGGTTGATATACGCTGAGATCACTACCAGGGGGTAGGGGTAAATTTAAAACATTATTATGTAAACCTTTCTCGGAAGCTCTCCCAGTACCAGGATAGCAGGGGTATTGATGTAAAGAACAATATGCAATTTGTGAGTGAGTCTCCACTATTGCTTGAGTACCATTCCCGTGATGTACATCCCAATCTAAGATGGCGACACGGTTGATACCCGGTTGTTTTAAGGCGTAGAAAGCAGAAATAGCCGCATTGGAGAATAAACAAAACCCCATCCCCGTATTACTTTCCGCATGATGTCCCGGTGGACGCGCTAACACAAAGGCGGGATTTTCCCTAGTTAAAACCATATCTACTCCATCTAACCAAGCACTCACCGCTAACAAAGCCACATCATAACTGCGGGGAGAAACTGGGGTGTCTCCATCTAAATAACCACCACCAGTAGCAGCGATATCTTTAAGTTTCTGAATGTATGTTGCCGTATGGGCAGTTTCTATCCAAGACATCAACTCCGGTTTGACGGGTGTGGGATGCAACCAGTGGATTTTTTCAGCAAAGTCAGCAGTTTTTAAAGCCTTGACAACCGCACTTAAGCGTTCTGGTCTTTCTGGATGATAGCGTCCGGTTTTGTGATCTAAAAATTCTTCCGAATAGATGACTGGTAGCATGGGCCCAAAAGCAAAAGACTGAATGCAATTCTAGCCTGACTGTTCGTTGCTATAGCCAGTCATTATATCAGAGGGTTCATCCAGCATTTCGGGAACTAAAGCTTGATTTCCCCGTTTTTCCGTTGCTGATTGTTCCCGGATCACATCATCCATTTTTGGCGGATGTTTAATTTTGTCCAGTACCTCTGGACTTAATTGGGATGCGTCTGTTTCCGGGTTCAGCTTTTCGGCTTGATTGGGAACTGTTTTTTTATTCATGAATATTTTCACAACTTTACCAATCAAGTCTAAAAAATATGATTGTTAAATTTACCTATCTATAGGCTGAATTTATGTGAAGAATCCTCAACTATCTCACCAGCTTTGTAGAAACTTCTGCCGGAACATCTCTACACCTAAATGCTAATTTTTGATAGAGATAGATCCCCGAATTCTTATTTATCATTTCATACAACAAATATCTAAGCGATGAAGCTATCCTGAAGCCGACTCGGTGAAAACTTTTATCAAATTGCTACATCAGATTCAATTAATTTAAAACCCCAAGGTTTCAGAGCAGCGATCACTATTTCTCTTTTCACACCTTCATAAGCCTCCCATTCAGAGTGTTTATCTTTGGGATGTCCGTCACCGATATGACCTGCAACTTTTATCACCGGAAAACCCGCCAAGTAATGGCGCTCTATTCCTTTTGGAAGTGCTAGTTGAACTTTGTGTCCTACAAATTTGGATGAACCTGAATTAGCTACAGATTCACGGATTAAACAGATATCACCAGCCGTTCCCCAAGTGGTTTGGTAGATGTGGAGGAACGATATACAAGTTTCTGGTTTAATGGCTCTTTTGAGAATTTGCATTATCTCTACTCTTGACAATTTTGTTAATCAAATTATATATGTATTTTAAATTTCACACAA
Encoded proteins:
- a CDS encoding GNAT family N-acetyltransferase, with the translated sequence MESLHLAIFTNRLLLQPISLKYKEDIFKEFTAEIATYLYAAPPREIEGTEFFIKQSLQEMEKGENITVVVLKKDSQEFLGCSGIYKVNSKYPQTGIWLKKSAFGQGYGTEVIQALKEWADANLDYEYLRYPVDQENIPSRRIAEKLGGQMFSKYKHTNLSHKVLNVVEYRIFKT
- a CDS encoding histone deacetylase — translated: MLPVIYSEEFLDHKTGRYHPERPERLSAVVKALKTADFAEKIHWLHPTPVKPELMSWIETAHTATYIQKLKDIAATGGGYLDGDTPVSPRSYDVALLAVSAWLDGVDMVLTRENPAFVLARPPGHHAESNTGMGFCLFSNAAISAFYALKQPGINRVAILDWDVHHGNGTQAIVETHSQIAYCSLHQYPCYPGTGRASEKGLHNNVLNLPLPPGSDLSVYQPLWEHKILPFLTNFQPDLLIVSAGYDALEDDPLASMSLQPEDFGLFTQYCLGVTRKILFGLEGGYDLASLSKSVTATIGPCL